A window of Candidatus Parvarchaeota archaeon contains these coding sequences:
- a CDS encoding pyridoxal-phosphate dependent enzyme, protein MEEQTEPRAKQKVYGNILEAVGKTPLVRLNKIANGLSPEIFAKVEYLNPGGSVKDRIGLAMVEEAEQRGFLKPGGTIVEPTSGNTGAGLALVASLRGYKSIFVMPDKMSIEKELLLKAYGARVVRTPTAVAADDPQSNLMVAKKLVESIPGAFSPNQYFNQANPLAHYTTTGPEIWEATEGRITYFVAGMGTGGTITGTAKYLKEKNPEIKIVGVDAVGSLYKGTFYKSEAPVHPYKVEGIGEDFMPTTIDLGLVDEVISVGDRDSFLTARRLAREEGLLVGGSSGAAAFAALSLAKKLDKKEVLVALLPDSGRSYLSTIFNDGWMQKNGFM, encoded by the coding sequence TTGGAAGAGCAAACCGAGCCTAGGGCAAAGCAAAAAGTCTATGGAAACATACTTGAAGCAGTGGGAAAAACCCCTCTAGTCAGGCTAAACAAAATTGCAAATGGCCTCAGCCCTGAAATATTTGCCAAGGTTGAATATCTTAATCCAGGGGGCAGCGTGAAGGACAGAATCGGGCTTGCCATGGTCGAGGAGGCTGAACAGAGAGGTTTTCTCAAGCCAGGGGGGACGATAGTAGAACCGACTTCAGGGAACACGGGGGCGGGCCTTGCCCTTGTTGCATCCTTGAGGGGCTACAAGTCTATTTTTGTGATGCCTGACAAGATGAGCATTGAAAAAGAGCTTCTTTTGAAGGCTTATGGGGCAAGGGTTGTCCGGACTCCAACCGCCGTGGCGGCAGATGACCCCCAAAGCAACCTGATGGTGGCCAAGAAACTTGTTGAAAGCATACCTGGTGCCTTTTCCCCAAACCAGTATTTCAACCAGGCAAACCCCCTAGCCCATTACACTACAACCGGCCCTGAGATTTGGGAAGCAACAGAAGGAAGAATTACATATTTTGTGGCTGGCATGGGGACAGGGGGCACAATAACTGGTACGGCTAAATATCTAAAGGAGAAAAACCCAGAAATAAAAATTGTCGGGGTTGATGCAGTCGGCTCGCTCTATAAAGGCACTTTTTACAAATCGGAGGCTCCAGTGCACCCCTACAAAGTGGAGGGTATTGGTGAGGATTTCATGCCAACGACAATTGACCTTGGGCTTGTTGATGAGGTAATTTCAGTCGGCGACAGGGACTCGTTTCTTACTGCAAGGAGGCTTGCAAGAGAAGAGGGGTTGCTTGTTGGAGGCTCCTCTGGGGCTGCGGCATTTGCTGCACTAAGTTTGGCAAAAAAGCTTGACAAAAAAGAGGTCCTAGTTGCTTTGCTTCCAGACAGCGGCCGCAGCTATCTGAGCACTATTTTTAATGACGGGTGGATGCAAAAAAACGGTTTTATGTAA